The genomic window GTCATAATTTGTGTAATCGAAACTATATTGATCAGATGAGCCGGTCAGGACGCCAGTATCCACACCTTCACCACCATCAAGCGTATCATCCCCCATACCGCCGGTAAGCGCATCATTTCCTGTACCGCCATTCAGGGTATCATTGCCACCACGGCCTTCAATTGCATTATCAAGCGAGTTACCTGTTATGGTATCTGCTGCAGAACCACCAATAGCGTTTTCAATCTGTGCGTTATGCGCGATCGCCAGGTTGTCTTCACCTGTATAGATCGCCTTCCGGTTCGCATTGGCAACACTGTTACCACTGTTGGACGCTGATTGAGCCTGATTATCGTAGAAATCAAAGATATTTTGGACAGAAGCTAGACTAAAGCCCCTAGTCGAATTCCAATAATTTTTTTGCTCAGCCTCAGTAAAAAGGCCAATGGATGAAAAAGTTCCAGAGTTAAGGTTAATTGTATTTGCCCGCGTCTGATTAGAGGCATCGATTGTATCATTGCCGCCGCTATCGATAAGGGTCTTCATCATAATCGGCTGAAGACGCGTGGAATCATTTGTAAATGTGTATGTGCTGTCCCCATCTGAAACGCTTTCCATCCCATACAGAAATTCAACTGCCTTTACGTCCATGATCATAGGCGTGGAGGAATAGACACGGTAAGTTGGTGCCGATGATGTGCTGGGCGGAGGTGAGAAATCAACGACCATATTCCGGTCAATCTGGGTGTAACTCATGACCGTATTTCTGATAGTATCATCATCAGATGATAAAATTGACCCGCTTGCACTTCCGCCAAACGGATGGCTGAGACCAATAGCATGACCAACTTCATGCAAAGCTGCAAAGTAGCTGAACCCGTCATCACCTGTGCCCGTTGAGTCAAAGTCACTGCTGTCACCAGAAACATCAATATCGTGAGATTCGAACCACACATCACCATTGACGTATGAAGACCCCGGCCCATAAGCAAATGCAGCCCGGCCACCTGGTCCGCCTGATGAGCCCCCATCAGTGAAGGCGATCCGGATTTCTCCAACATCCGACCCACCTGCTGTCTCTGTAATTTCTGTAAAATCAAAATCAACCGCTTTATCCCAGGCAGCCATCACTTCACGCAGACCCGCCTGATTATCACTGCCGTAATAATTTGGGTCCTGAACATCAGCAGTTGAAGTAAATACAGGGCCGGGGTTATTATTGTAGTTTGCAACTTTTTGCGCAGATGGATTCAAAAATGAATAGGACAGGGTGTCACTTCCCGTCACATTCCATTTTGAGCCCATGCGGAGGGTTTCAATGTCGCTGTCACTCTGTGCACTTGCAGCGCTGGCCCCTGCGGTTGACGTGTTATAGCCAACATTATGAGCCTGAACTTGGCTGCCTGCCTGTTTGGATGCTTCGGCTGCCTGACAGTGCGGGCATGAAGCCGGGTGATGCGCATTCTGGAAAATCACATCCAGTTCAACTTCAACTACAGACAAAAGGCCTTTCAGCTCGTCACCCTGTCCGGTACCGCCATTAAGTTCGATTATGTCAAAAAAGCTGTTATCCAGACCGGTTGTAGATATGCCTGCCTGCATATCGAATTCATCCATATGCACTTTATCTGCAATGAACAGAGACATATTTGTCTCAATCGTCTGTTTTTCGGAAATCAGCTGAGTATGTGCTGCTGTCCCCACGGTTTCTTTGGCCAAAGCCAGCTCTTTATCCCGTATATCAACCAGAAATGAGCCCAACTGCTCTAATTCTGTGTTGCTCATATTGACGAACCCATACACATACGCATCTGATGACAGCTGGTCCCTTATCATCAGGGTATTCATATCAGCAGCAAAGGTAGGCGTGATTTCCGCACCATCCTGCGGTGCAGTGGTCTTATCAACCACTGGATCACCATCAGTGCGGGCAACCTGATTGAGCAAGCTCAGGGTTGCGTTTGTTGTCAGTTTGACATCCATCCTTAGCTCCTAACGAGAAATAACGACACAAACGAAGGGAGTTTAAAGAGCATCACAGACATTTATGGCATAATCTGTGCAGCATCTGACGAGGAGGCCACGAATAATGATGAGACTGAGAATTTTTGACCTTGTGAAGCGTTGCTGCTATCTGATGTCAATTTTGATTTTGGCGCAGATTTCTCCTGCTTTTGGCAGTTGCAAGCCAGTCTTATCAGATGGTGCAATCGGTCCTGACTGGCATCTTACCGATGAAATTGAATATGCTGACCGCCGACTGGGCTATGGCGTAGAATTTCACCGAAACGGATCTAAATTCACACTATATAGTTTTGATTCAGGGACAGATACGCCTCAACAGCCTGCCTTACAGTTTCTTTTTGATGCAGCCGAGGCGTCGATTGGCAATGAGCTGAGAAAATACAACCCAAACATCAAAATTTTAAAACCCTGGCGAGTGCCTGAACAAGTCATCACATCTGCTGAAACGCTCTCTCTTGCAAGCATTAAACCGCTTGTGGCACCAAACAATCTGACCTTGTCCTTCTTAGGCATGGGCAGACGCGAGAATTGTATTTTGAAAATGCGCCTGACCTCACAGGTTCAAGCAATCGATAGAACGCACTTATTGAGGTTCACTTCATTTGCCGTGAAGCTGATCGCAGAACTGGAAAAAGACTTAAGCTTTCAGTGAAATTTAACAGATGCTGCTTCAGAAGATGGTCTAAGTTTGATGCTCTTCAATCTCTGATGATAACATCATCCATTCATTTTCTAGCGTATCGACCATGGATAGCAACTCTGCCAGCAACGCT from SAR116 cluster alpha proteobacterium HIMB100 includes these protein-coding regions:
- a CDS encoding Flagellin and related hook-associated proteins (PFAM: Bacterial flagellin C-terminal helical region; Matrixin; Peptidase M10 serralysin C terminal), whose translation is MDVKLTTNATLSLLNQVARTDGDPVVDKTTAPQDGAEITPTFAADMNTLMIRDQLSSDAYVYGFVNMSNTELEQLGSFLVDIRDKELALAKETVGTAAHTQLISEKQTIETNMSLFIADKVHMDEFDMQAGISTTGLDNSFFDIIELNGGTGQGDELKGLLSVVEVELDVIFQNAHHPASCPHCQAAEASKQAGSQVQAHNVGYNTSTAGASAASAQSDSDIETLRMGSKWNVTGSDTLSYSFLNPSAQKVANYNNNPGPVFTSTADVQDPNYYGSDNQAGLREVMAAWDKAVDFDFTEITETAGGSDVGEIRIAFTDGGSSGGPGGRAAFAYGPGSSYVNGDVWFESHDIDVSGDSSDFDSTGTGDDGFSYFAALHEVGHAIGLSHPFGGSASGSILSSDDDTIRNTVMSYTQIDRNMVVDFSPPPSTSSAPTYRVYSSTPMIMDVKAVEFLYGMESVSDGDSTYTFTNDSTRLQPIMMKTLIDSGGNDTIDASNQTRANTINLNSGTFSSIGLFTEAEQKNYWNSTRGFSLASVQNIFDFYDNQAQSASNSGNSVANANRKAIYTGEDNLAIAHNAQIENAIGGSAADTITGNSLDNAIEGRGGNDTLNGGTGNDALTGGMGDDTLDGGEGVDTGVLTGSSDQYSFDYTNYDKSTQTGTIIVTDTQSGRDGSDTLQNVEFLKFSAGEATSRGAQVRTDSVTATDMTGVHQMGIEIDGGAEVTVTFTGRDYSTLGLSALASDMQSAINAALTAAGQTSSVSVTVNSPLTITSDDTSANSAVQLTSLSLDLQAALGTITQEGAISVGDVVYYNLGGGFVTTYAPLVLPTIQTTSGTSTPGGGTTPSTSQTSGGGTGNGGTSGTGGSTQPVGNGLGGTGLPNLSSVSVLTQEDTIIAIQTIDRAINQISQNQARLGAIQNRMQHNIDNMMTQVMQTESARGRIVDADFASETAQLMKDQILQQAAMQAMNMAMNSKQGVMGLLG